ccAGATTCCCAGGAGACAGGAACTGTACTAGcagaatgctaacatgctcacagtaGGAATGCCAACTTGCTTATGTTTAGCAggtgtaatgtttaccatgttcaccatcttagcatgttaacatgtgCTAATTAGGTTTGTGGGAATGGctcagttttgcaggtatttgatcATAAACCAACTTTTTTGACCTGttggcactagaggaaaagtctgGGTCATTCATTACAACAACATTGCACAGCAATCCATGCATTTACAATCCATTGCCAAAGTCAGCAAAAACTACTTGGCAAGACATCACAGGTGATTGTACCCTGTTAATAATCTTCCTTCACCTGTTACTCATGTAGTAAAACTTGATTGTCTTTAGTTCTGCACCGCCAGTTTTTTACCTTTCCGTATGCATCTGTTGAATAAACAATACATAATTACAGTCATCACCAGTGTATTAACACAACCTCACCTTCAATTTGTACAGGTGCAGGCACTGGCTTACTGACGACATAGTCCCTGCAGTGTCTCTCCACCCAGACCTGCAGATCTCTGCAGTAATAATCCTGTACCTCCCTCAGCACCTGCAGGAACTTTAGGCTGCTCTCCTCTGTGGCACACACCATCTCTAGAGCCTGGGCCACGGCGTTGGAAGGTGACCTCTCCAGCAGAGACAGGTAGTGGGCCGAGGAAAGCACCTCAGCATCACGCAGCCAACGCAGCAAGGGTGCTGGGTGGTCGAGAGTACAGTTCAGCAACAAGTCTCTCTGAGACCGGAGCAATTGCTGAGCTGAGTTCATGGCTTCAGAAAATACTGTCGGGAGGAATaagaaaaatacattacaaaatgtcatgcaTTCAGAAATGACAAATTCACAGTATGAAAAATGCAGTACAGTAAGGCGTTCTGCATGAACACTATCATGCTCATTGATTAAAATGCTTACCttaaagaaatattttattatgttctgTGTCACTTTCCGTCTAGTCTACTTTTGCCTTTGCAGTCATGACTGTTTGCAGGAGAGGGGTTTGTGTTCTTTCTTAAAGTGGAGGGAGGCGGAGTGCTATTGCTTGCTGTCGGCAGCAATTCAAATAACCATTCAAAGGGTCCATAGTTCAATGTTCAAGTCTTTGTCCCTGCTTCTGATTATTCACTTTTGTTTGATCATGCTAAAACATGCCAATCCCCTCAAGTGACTTGGGAGTAACACataaaagtgaagaaaaatatcaaactgttattcattttttataacATTGTGACTTCAGAATCCAATGCAACGCTGAAAAACTGACTAAAACAGTCAGTTTGAGTATATAAAACAGATTGACCAGCAGTTTAAACATTCTCTTGTTGAAATACAAAAGTTGTAGCTTGAAACTTTCCAGCTTGCCTTCAACTTCTTGCATAACTGAGATGACCCACATACATTGACTGATATGAACAATTAAGAATCCGTGGCAGGCAGAAATGTTAATCATTAATCAGTTGTATTCAACTTTCTATGGAACTTTTATCACTATTACATTTGCCACACTGTAATATGTTTGGTTTGTGTAGACAAAAGGAATCAGACATAAACACATTTAGTTGTTGGAGCCTTTGAGGAAATGGCCAACAGCATGAGAGTGACTCACCCTTTGTCATGTGTTGTCTCACAGATACTTGCTGAGGTCTTTTTTCCCCAAACAATTCCTAGTTCCACCACTTGAATTAGTATTTGAATCTTTTGGCATGCTTAAATAATTTGAAAGTTGTAAACCTAACATTGCTGATTGCAAAATGAGCTCAGTGGTATGTATGCAATGAATGTATGTAATACTCAAAGATAATGGATATTGGAAGAGTAAGAGGAAGCATTAAAGTGAAGTCCTAGTACAAGGAGCACAATGAAACACTCCAACTTCCCCCTCTTTGCTCCTCTCTTCATCCTCACCTCTGTCTGTGCTGGCAGAGCAGGGTTGCAGTCATGCATGTGGACACTGTCTTTCTTGTGTGTCCTCTGATTTTTGGTGAGTAGTTTAATCATTtggtatgtttttttatttttaggaatGCATTAGCTTCAAATTTCTGTATGAATTTCAAGGTTATTCATTCATTGTTTATTGATGTTGAACTCATTAGATTACCCCCTCTGATATCACTGTTATTGCCATAATGATTACTGTAAGAGAtggaaatattattatttttgtttgtctgtgaacCCTGTAGAATATAATGTAGTTGATGATCACATTATAATCACCGACGAGGATCATTTCGGTCACTTTAAAAGATAtatgttcatttattttctccatgAAGTTGATAACAACGCGACAACACATATGCAAATGTTTCCTGAAATAATCCATTTTAAAGTATTTACTACATAATATCAAATGTTTGTAAAACTCAAGTGTAGTAGATTGTCCAGAGCCAAAAGTGCACTTGCCCTCTTCCCTTTTCTAAATATACATCTGTTGCAAAATTGTGCTGGGTCATTTAATGAATTTGCAGCTGAAAAAAAGCAGTTCTAACGTCCTGTTAGTTCCAATGTATCTTTTTGATGACCTTTCTAGAAGATCTCAAGGGATTCATTCAGTTAGACCTGGGAGAGCTAGTTTGGAACAGAAACGTTTTAATTGGCCATGCCAAATTGTCTTCATAGTGgtcaaataaatacatgaaacaCATAAGACATGAATATAACAATTATAAGGCACAATTATACGGTTGGATGGCTTGCTAACATTGGTGTAGGTTTCGGGGGGGATGCAGGGgatttgcccccccccctcaataTTAAGAAAAATAACCGTTCAGTGGGCTCAAAACATGTATGGAAAACAAGAACGGTGTCTGCTTGTACAACACTGGGGggataaagaacacaacaggagcgTGAAAAAACAAAGATAGATTTATGTTGATTTAAACTTTGCAGCTTCTGGCTTTAACAAGGTCTCATTCTCTGACAGATTTGTTGTTGATTCCTAAAAAACATCCCGAAACACGCGTGGTGTTTTGAATATGCAGAtagttttgaacaatacaggagaatacaaaatttcctttacataaataaagacatttgcaacgTAAATTGTTGCATAGAAATTCACCAGAACTGTTATTATGCTGTTATTatgtccccccccccatgttgaaaaaaaaacaaaacgccCTTGCTTGCTAACAAACCTTCTGTCTTACTGATTTAAACCTGAACCTAACACAAGGCCTAGTTACATCAGATCCAGTGTATTGGTAAATCATTTTCTGTTCTCTATCCCAGCAGCAGCCCTGTGGAGGAGGGTCCAGGCTGTCTCCCCTGTGCCCTCAGTCCCAGACCATGTCCAAGCCCTGGTGGGCTCCTGTGTGGTGATTCCCTGTTCTTTCACTCCTCTAGCTCCTCATCCTCTCcgggggaggaaggagagggtgGATGTACGTCTGCGGTTCAGAGGTGGTGGTCGCTTCTTCCCTCTCCGCAGCACCGCTTTTAACAGCGAGGACAGAGATCAAGTGAGCCGGGATTTCCAAGGCCGGACGTCCCTCTTTGGGAAAATCCCAGATGGAGACTGCTCAGTGAAGATCGAAAGGATCAGCCAGGATGACTCACGGGAGTTTGAGATCGCTCTGAAGAGAGGTGATGACTTACTTTGGGGGCGGCCAGTGAGCTTCAATCTGGATGTTGTGGGTGAGTCCCTATActgcttctttcttctctctttataAAAGCAGTTCTTTTGGATATTTAACAACCAGATAAAGTATGTGTATCCAGGTTTTAGAACTAAGAACAAATTGGAATTGCATAGGAGCAGAAATACAGTGTattcatgcaaacacacagtggAGAGTCTCCAACACAGACACAAGAAAAGCACCCAAAAAGCTGAGATGAATGTATTagtcaataattttttttattgaagtgCATGACGTGTAGATATTTCTTCCCTTTCAGGTCACCATCATGCCAAAACGTagcaataaataaatgaacaaatgaatgcaaaataACCCTGACAGTCAAGTAGTACTTAGAAAAGAATAAATTAAGATTACATGAAGAAAATCTAGGAAACAATCATAGAAAGATTAAATAATTTTGTAAAACCAACCAAAAAATGAATGTGGAATCATCCACCTTAAATAAGCAATCTCACATGGGCTGATCGGTTATTACAAACATATAATCTACAATAATGGCCTTTGTAGGGGATTCTGCACTGTGCTTTAGTAGAATTAATATTTTGTCTTTAATGGAATACACGTCAGCAGTAACGCACAGAAATGATGGGAGATTTTCCTCTCTGACAGACACCCCTGAGGCTCCTGTCATCAGCGGCATGTTGTCAGCCACAGAGGGACAGCTGGTCACCCTGAACTGCTCCGTCAGCTTTCACTGCCCCTCCAGACCTCCTTCCCTGCAGTGGAGCTGGGAGAGAGGAGCCCAGCTGAACAGCACTAGGCCAGGGGAGGTACAGACACTCCACCCAGAGCCCCACAGGCCAATGTTACTGGCCTCTCTGTCCTTTAAGGTGTCTCACCAGGTGAAACCCAGGATCAAATGTGAAGTCAGTTACCCAGGAGCCAAAGCATTGGCCATTTCGAAGGATCTTCATGTGACATGTAAGCATAGATTTCACCGCTAGGCCTATTGTCGTGTTTCTTGGCTCAGTTTATACTAAAaccttttgtgttttcttataCTCCATAGTTTCACCAAAAGATGTAACGGTTCAGGTCCAGTCCTTGATAGTGCAGGAGGGGGGCAACGCCTTGTTGGTCTGCTCATGTAAAGCTGACCCTCCGGTGTCTGAGTACCACTGGTCCTACAGTCAACACGGCCGCACGGTGCACCTCCACCAGCGCACACACGCAGTCCGGCTGTTCAACGTGACCCGAGACATGAGGGTCCGCTGCTCGGCACAGAACCAGATTGGTCGAGGAGAGTCCCGGCCCACACTGCTGAACATACAATGTAATCCTACTTCTTGTAGGCCTACCACTGATggccatacacacatatatttagaCTATTTCACAAGAAAGAAATTGTCTGGTACATTACCTCCTTTAAAATggcaaaatgttgtttttacactttgatTTGTGTACgaatcaaacaaacaagatattatgtgttaattagtgagctttagaggttgCATATAGGATTTGTTGTTAACTTTGGACAatgacaggctgtttctccctgtttccagtctttgcgCTAAACTAAGCTGTTTCCTGGCTTTAGCTTACAGACACCAGAGTGGTTTTGATCTTCTGATCTAACtctgcaagaaagcgaataagcgtatttccctTAGACCCTGTTTTGTATAGTCAAAGCTTCATACACAATGGCGTGGTTCCATGTGTACAGAGTAGACACAATATGGTGAAACAGAGTTTCAATATCACATGAATAAAAAGTTTAAGAAGTTTAAATGTAGTCTTTCTCTCCTGCAGATAAACCGATCATTCTCCATCTGTCCTCAATCTGTTTTGTGGAGGATCAGAAGGTGCTGTGTCGCTGTTCAGTCAACTCCAACCCCAAACCAGCAGTTACCTGGAGCGTGAATGGTACTATCCCACCTCGTGATTACAACGTGTCGGTAACATCTGAGCTCGACACGCTAACAGCTACTCTGAGGGGCCGCATGGACAAACCTCAGACTGTGATCTGCTTTGCT
The DNA window shown above is from Perca fluviatilis chromosome 7, GENO_Pfluv_1.0, whole genome shotgun sequence and carries:
- the LOC120562954 gene encoding B-cell receptor CD22 isoform X1 is translated as MHVDTVFLVCPLIFAAALWRRVQAVSPVPSVPDHVQALVGSCVVIPCSFTPLAPHPLRGRKERVDVRLRFRGGGRFFPLRSTAFNSEDRDQVSRDFQGRTSLFGKIPDGDCSVKIERISQDDSREFEIALKRGDDLLWGRPVSFNLDVVDTPEAPVISGMLSATEGQLVTLNCSVSFHCPSRPPSLQWSWERGAQLNSTRPGEVQTLHPEPHRPMLLASLSFKVSHQVKPRIKCEVSYPGAKALAISKDLHVTFSPKDVTVQVQSLIVQEGGNALLVCSCKADPPVSEYHWSYSQHGRTVHLHQRTHAVRLFNVTRDMRVRCSAQNQIGRGESRPTLLNIQYKPIILHLSSICFVEDQKVLCRCSVNSNPKPAVTWSVNGTIPPRDYNVSVTSELDTLTATLRGRMDKPQTVICFAFNAMGNDSLVLLQGGEEMAPLLWMVIPAVSICLVIFLLSLFFYCCRKRAGKHVLSRRPAVYPGGLGIYQDRMPLYVNCTEVTHIYTNGSYQLVYQNCTPLFVHTKQIRPIGRRGGERRRRDGEGGGIDRRAALGVRGTREVQSTAVGDAETAIYLEIL
- the LOC120562954 gene encoding B-cell receptor CD22 isoform X2, which produces MHVDTVFLVCPLIFAALWRRVQAVSPVPSVPDHVQALVGSCVVIPCSFTPLAPHPLRGRKERVDVRLRFRGGGRFFPLRSTAFNSEDRDQVSRDFQGRTSLFGKIPDGDCSVKIERISQDDSREFEIALKRGDDLLWGRPVSFNLDVVDTPEAPVISGMLSATEGQLVTLNCSVSFHCPSRPPSLQWSWERGAQLNSTRPGEVQTLHPEPHRPMLLASLSFKVSHQVKPRIKCEVSYPGAKALAISKDLHVTFSPKDVTVQVQSLIVQEGGNALLVCSCKADPPVSEYHWSYSQHGRTVHLHQRTHAVRLFNVTRDMRVRCSAQNQIGRGESRPTLLNIQYKPIILHLSSICFVEDQKVLCRCSVNSNPKPAVTWSVNGTIPPRDYNVSVTSELDTLTATLRGRMDKPQTVICFAFNAMGNDSLVLLQGGEEMAPLLWMVIPAVSICLVIFLLSLFFYCCRKRAGKHVLSRRPAVYPGGLGIYQDRMPLYVNCTEVTHIYTNGSYQLVYQNCTPLFVHTKQIRPIGRRGGERRRRDGEGGGIDRRAALGVRGTREVQSTAVGDAETAIYLEIL